The Dunckerocampus dactyliophorus isolate RoL2022-P2 chromosome 14, RoL_Ddac_1.1, whole genome shotgun sequence genome includes the window AGGTGTCCTTAAGCAGCATCACACAGACTAGCTCCTCTGACACTGATACTGTTCTCAGCTTCCAGGGAATCCAGTCAGGTCTTGAGAATGTGTTTGACAAAGTGGCAGTACCAGTGGGGGATGCAAGCATCGATGTGGACAGGCTCCGACACGAAGCAGACACATTTTCACAAGAACTGGCTGACAGAATCTACAATTACATGACCACCAACCGGACTACGGTCCAGTCAGCATCAGTGTGGAGGCGCTTCTCAGACCCGCTCATCTTGGAGGTGGACAACAAAAAACCAGAGAACATTCAAGTTCTGCATAAGATCGTGGAAGATACCTCCACAAAGTTTGTACAGCAACTTCTCCTTTGGCTCAAGATGGAACCAATAATGAGGGAAAAACACGCAGATCAGGTGTACGGTTGCTTGAAAGACATAGACACCCTCATCACAGGAACCATGATCCCACAAAAAAAGCTGGTTGTGTGTGACAGAAGGTCAGAGACTCTGCCCCCACAGGCGCCATCACCGCCACAACCAAGCTCCATGCAGAAAGAGACGGAGTCAGACTCTGACAAGACCCCGCTGTCTGGTGTGATACGCGTTGCTTGGCCATCCCCACTCCGCCCACCTTCCTCACAGGGGAAAACTCTTATTACAAACACTTCCCGGCCAAAGAGCCCGGCCTCAGACATGGTGGGTGGTGCTTCGTTTCCTCCGGCCCGCTCAGCCTCCATGCAGGAGGAGATGGTGGCCTCATTGGTGTCGGTCCTGATCGTACAGCTGCTCACGTGCGTCCCAAAAAGAACCATGAAAGTTGTTCACTCCCGTGACACCCTGCCAATCATCCAGCGTCTCTCAAAGAAGGTGCTGCAGGACAAGTACTTGCGCGGCATCACTGACAAGAACCTTTACAGTGTGAACGAGCTGATGAAGGCCGTCATCAACGAGCTGAAGCGAGAGTTTCACTCCACAGAGATGTTGGTGGAGGCCTTCCTTTCTGATGATCAAAGTTTTGACGATGCCATACTGAGGCAGCTGACGTTGACGCTGGGAGCGCCAAAACCGCGCAGGACAAAAaagatgtattccactgtgcACAAGGTTTTCCTTAGAACCTTCTGCATACGCCCCCCACAAACACAATGAAACTGAGTACACTATAACGAGTAGCAAAGTGCGCTTGAGGATCCAAAAATCCAAGCGAGACTGAGAAGGCAACAGAAGTTGAGAGTTGTGTGCATGTGGCCGACTAATGTGCAATAATGATGCAAGGGTACAGTGTCTACTTTGTTTTATAGCTTACGCTGCCGTGGCTGGGACCGTGAAAATAAACGTCTGGTTGATTTGTATTTAATCTTATTCGCATTGGGGTGGTCAGTGCAGGGACTCTCAGGAGCATGAGTCTGTAAAATGCGCTCCACCAGATCCAGTCTATTGAATTGAGTTAAATTCCTCCTGGGCCTTGCTCCGGTTCTGTTGGGTGTACCGGGAAAATCTTTATCAGGTGCCCAATGCATCTTGATGAACGCTTGATGCAAAAGGTTTCAAATGTGAGCGTGCATGAAGAACATGTGAAAAGCCCAAAGGTTCTCACAGCCAACCTGTACCACTGGTTGGGTAGTGACTCCCAACGGCCCCACCGGATTCCTCAGTAGGGCGTCACCTGCTGTTCTGTGGACACCTGTCACTATAAGAGCAACCTCTCTTCCTCCATCTGTCATCAAACATGGACAAGCTGCGTGACCCAGGTTTGGTCAAACTTATTGGAGAGACAGCAGGTTTGTAAATATTGGGAAGATTTAATTTTGTGTCAACTTGGTACTTTTAAACTGTGAGTGCCATCAGTGCATGCTTTCATGTTTATGCAGGTAAAACCCTtgaataaacacattttctaatCAAGTGAAACAGGTGTGTGCGGTGAGGTTTCAGCAACTACAGCTCAATGCAATGTCAAGGAAGTCAAAGTCAAGGTTTGTTTTGCAGGAGACTTGGCAGAAGGTGCCGTGAATAAGGTTATGGGAGGCGGAAAAGGACAGCAGGATCAAGAGGACAAAGGACTGGATTTTGGAAGTTTTATTGGTGGCAAGAGTGATGACGACAAAGGAGGACTTGTTGGAAACCTCATGTCGCTTGGCGGAAAGAGCGATGACGACAAAGGAGGACTTGTTGGAAACCTCATGTCGCTTGGCGGCAAGAGCGATGACGACAAAGGAGGACTTGTTGGAAACCTCATGTCGCTTGGCGGCAAGAGCGATGACGACAAAGGAGGACTTGTTGGAGACCTCATGTCGCTTGGTGGAAAGGAGGAAAGTGGAGATGGTGAGTCCTCAACTCGAACCAAACATTTGCTGTCCAATGGCACCCCCTCCAATGAAAGTCGTGACGTCATCCAAAGTAAACttccttttgtctttctttctcaCAGGACTAAAGAAATTAGTtggaaattttttttaactagaaCCCAGCAGACATCCTCTTCAATCAACTGGGGCTTCACATCCTAAATCTTCCTTCTGGCCGAGCTGTCAGTGTGGAGAAAACATGCGCCTCACTTTGGACATAGTCGTTGACAGAAAAGTTTGTCCCACACTAAACTAAAAATGTATCACTGATGGTCATTTGAAATAAATTTTTCCAATACTCAGTCATCCACTTatgcttttatattttttgcgATATGCTATgctaattcatatttttttctggcAAGACTGCTTATAAACACTGAAGCACAGCTTTAGCAGGTAAACAAATACACACCCAGTTTGTCATGCTAATAAACTAGCCACACCTgttgtactgtacataaataaatataatgataGCTGTGCCTGCTAAACAAACAAAGCTGCAGGGTGTGGCGGTGACTTCAACTAAATTAATTTCTTTTGTAAAATCTCTGGAGACATCTGAAAAgggttatgtgtgtgtttgtgtgagtgtttATGCGCCTTGACAGGTGAAACAGGTTGGCCCAGTCTGGACACGCCCACTTCTTATTCTGCCAAGAGGTGAGCCGTGCTTAAAGAGCCTCACCACACAagcaaccacacacacagaaagaacTTTGAGATGGATAAACTGGCTGCGCTAGTTGGAGACAAAGTGGGTGAGTCGAAAAAATGTTCTTCCATTGGACTCTGCGCTGTTTGTTTGCTGGCTCCTTTTAGTCACAGTGATGCACTCGTGGTCTTACCATAGCGAGGGTCTTTGTGTCACAAGTTAGGGTGGGACACTACTGAATGTGTGCCATCAACTTAGCAAGGATGTCAGGGTCCTCACATGTGGAGGAAAGAGTCAAAAGTTTTGGCGTGTGACACACTACAAGGTGCTCCTGGCGTTTGTGTGCAGGTGACATAGTTGAGGGTGCGGTGAAGAGCGCCTTGGGTAtagaagacaaagacaaagacaaagacaaagacaaagacaaaggaGGTTTCCTGTCCCTGTTTGGAGGAGACAAGGAAGACGACGAGCGAGACAAGGACAAAGGAGGCATGTTCTCGTTTGGCGACGACAAGAAGAAAGACGATGACGACAAGGGAAGCTTCTTCTCCAAAATATTTGACCGAGACGACGATGACAGGAAGCAGAAGCCATCTGGCTTTAAAGGATTGTTCAACGAGCAGGAAGGCCAgaggggaggaggagaaggtccacaaggaggaggaggaaaacaaagcgTCAATCTAAGTGACGGAGGTATGTAGCAAACAGCGACCTCTACGGGTCAGGGCAGCACAACACTGCCGTAAGAAAATGTTGGCATCCTCATCACTTTTATATGGAAGCCCACTTGCACCACTGaagggaaaaataaataaataaataaataaataaataaaaaatggtgagtcataattgtgagtataaaaagtcgtaattatgagataaagtcataattatgagataaaaagttgaaattacaagataaaaagttgaaattacaagataaagtcaaaattatgagaagtctaaattatgagataaaaagtagtaATAATGAGAAACGAAAATCAGAATTTTTAgatgaaaaagtcataattatgagataaaaagtcataattaagagaaaaaaaagtcatacttgactttttaatctcataattatgagataaatcgaaattatgaggtaaaaggcataattatgagaaaggAATGAGACACAATGTctaaattacaagataaaaagtcataattatgagataaaaagtcaaaatacaagATGAAGTCAAAATTATAAGAcagtaaagtcataaatatgagataggaaagttaGTTATAAGAAAGGaaagtcataactatgagatAAAACGTCGAAAATGAGCGCCATGTGGAGAAAGTTTGTATCTcagaatttggactttttatctcataattatgactttctacctcataatttggacttctCATGATTACGACTTTTCTGTCTcatcattataactttttagctcgtaattttgactttatctcgtaactttgactttttagctcataattctGACATTTTATCTTGTAGTTTTACTTCTCTCAAAAGTATGACTTTCAAATCTCAcaattttttatctcataattatgactatcTCATGGACTTTTTATcgcataattttgactttcctATGTCATAATGGACTTtttatgtaattaatttaaACTTTATCTCACCATTTgaccttttatctcataattttgactttttatctcatagctATATCTATtaatggactttttatctcaatttctacttttttttctctcataatttcgatttgtttttttatctcaattttgactttatctcgTAATTGTGATTTCCGATTGGGATATTACGGATAGTACGGGTTTCCATATTTAAATCATCCAAATCAAGTCCTCACAAATACAAAGCAGAAGAATTCAGGATTGAAACCAAAAAGCACTTCTACACATGATAATCTAACGAGAAGGTTAACTTCCTTGTTTTTGGTTGcagatttgtttgatgatctgatgaGCGTGGCAGAAGAAACATCTAAAGGAGATTAAGATGACGACaacatttcactttttcacttttcatcCGCACGGCTGGAACCCCAGCTCACTGAAAAGAACATTTCCTCGTGGTGGTCTTTGACAGCTAAGCTAGGCTAAACCATAAAAAcagtagtcgtccctcgcaatgtactggtttgattatcgctccctcactatatcgctttttcagaaattaatcaatgaataaatggtggctgtttggtggtagactaggATCTGTTATTAGTCCaagcatattgaaatacaagcgatAGTGACAAAACATTAAGActttaccttacattacattataccgTCTATACTGTCAGGGGAATCGAGAGAGGCAGGTAGTATTTTATCGTACTCatcatgcaatttgactctcaaatacgcttgtatgctccACAGCCCTCTATTTTGTTACATTGCCCTGGTTTCacttttgagttcagtctgtacagtacagataaataaacagatatcagtttctcgatagcatttcaaatcggggggacGTGAATCCATTTCTGTCCCATAGgggagcatgacagaaaatacttgagaaccactgcatgaCCTTAACtactgcatgaagtcattaagtcagccatggcatatccgacatgattgagtgaaaaaaaagttctcctcccattccgtgtggaagtggtacgtttctggcttcttaagtttaaaagaaatcaattcgaggctaactggttagcttgctagccagCTGCCGTCTCAAATCCCTGCATTATAAGacttgagcaatgtgttgtaaacaatgaataatatgagtgtaaaggtgactttagtcATTTAATGTCTACGGggttctaaaaatgtaaaaaaaaaaacatatgtagaaagcagtaaacaggttttatggtctaactacaaaaatatccaatttattaacattaaatcCTATACCACGGAAATCcatttatcgcagtcgggtctggaaccaatgaaccgctataaacgagggactactgtagtTTCATGTGACCGCCACAGGGTTTCATAGACATGCTAGCTTAGCATGGAGCTAAGGTAGCTCAGCCAGCTCAGAGTAAAGAATGTTTTGTTGAATCTTGTTTCGACATCGACAGACGAGTTTAAATGACTGCTATCATGTTGTAATTGTTGGAATCATAAATATAGTGTACACAACTAAAACATGTCTCATATTTCACGCTGACAGTCCAAGCTTGATCTCACAAAGGCGAGCAGTCGCTATAGCAACAAGAAATCATCCAcgcatccatcttcttccacttatcggaggtcaggtcgcgggagcagcagcctaagcagggaagcccaatCGGCTTTCAGCTCCAGGTTCTGAAGTGAAGCACATCCAGGTGGCTGCACAGAGGCTCCCTCTCTccggctacttcatccatctcctcccggcggattccaggccagttgagagacatagccaTAAGCCACCTGCGGTTGCAGCGCAGTACTGGGGGTACTTATGTGTCCATAAATGTCTCATAGCAACTTCCTACAGTATGCGTGTTTTGGTGAAACTAAGTAGAGATGGTAAAATGAAGTCGTGACCTTCAAACTTGAGTCAGACTTCCTGAATCCCACTGCTTCGAAACAGTGCTTCTGAGCAAGGATTGTAGAGTTAAGAACAGGATGAACGATTCCGCCGCGAATGAATGGAACAGAGTGAAGTACTGCATGACAGGGGGCAAGGGAAGTGGGCGGGGCTACGCGGCCAATAGAatacaatgtattcactagctctgaactgagtataaaataaagttatacgctGTGCATACACTTtcataaaatggatggatgttatttagtgaacacaatgaatatatacagtatatataaatggGTAAAAATCCAATATGCTGCAGAAATGAGACCTACATGCAGATGTCAATcaaaacctgagcagcagtatgaaagaaactTAATCTAAAAGTACTTGTATGAATTTTTAACTGCAAATATTTACACACTGcgacatttatttcagtaacgGCACTGTTAATACATTTAATAGACTCTaatctaaatcatcatcatcactgactagtcattaattcaactaatcacAAAGAGAAACAAATTAGTTTAAAGGTACACAGCAAATTGAGGAGTGTTAATTTTTTGGTGTTGATGAGAATCTTGAAGTTGGAGTGTCAATCTTACACTATTTGGAGTTGATctaacactgcattttcttaaaaatgttaaatttaacactggatcatgaaagtgttgtagttaaaatggagtgttgaaaatgttcaaatcttgttagtgtcacaataaagacattcaaCACTTCCACACTCCATTTAACGCCTAACAGTGTTCACGTGTCTTAAGCTCCGCCCACGGACATTTCATTTAGACTCCACCCCTCACTTCACGTTGCTGAAATGAAAAGCAGATGGAAGAAGTTGACTGTTATGAATCATTTTGCATCAGTAGGTAAGTAAACGTTTAAATAGATGAACTAATGAATTGTGTTGTACCTtgtttacacataaaaaaaccttagtttttggtgtgatatttaagactaataaactgaggcagctgtttccacccaaagcctttgctaatgttagctcgtgtttttataagttatattttctatttagtgTTGCTGTGAGCTGAATCGGCACTGCCTGTGCAACATTTGGCAAAGTAAGTGAACGCTACGTTATATCTTCATTATACtatcttcatttttaatgagctaATGGCTAACTAGCTAACTGGCACGAGGAGCCCCCACACGCAGGGCTGCTGGCCCACAGCAAAGGACTTGATATGctgtacaagatacaagatatcaaggttggcaactctaatttttttttttgaatgatgcatctttatttttcttcttggttCACAGAAAACCTTTGCTTGAGTCTTACATGAATGTGGtaagtaatatatatattttttttatcaaggcATAAGCCCTGCAACTGTGGCTTTTccgtatttattttattattttagtaggattttttttaattcttattcTCAGAGGTGGATGGAGATGTCTTTGATGAGCTTGTCAGGTCAGGTGTTTTGACTTTCAAGgtcattttatcagtgacaggtaaggatgtgaaaacatttgaaaatgcatgAGGTTGTTTAGATATCACAGGCAGTGTGGACCCCATCAggtaccttggttttgtccAAATGAGATATTGTTGTCATGATCTTTGAGacctcaaaatgtatttttggtctcactttacaataaggtacacaaaaatacagtagttactgaggaactaattacTAAAGCACAAATTTACAATAGTAGAGGATCTAATGAACTAAAAAGGAACCAATGagcagagtagttactgagtagttactgaggaactaaaacacatacatttagagtagttactaatgaactaatgaagaactaatgagtagtggatAGGGTTAGATAGGTTTGTTCCTCATCCTGCacgactgtaattttgtgtaccttattgtaaagtgagacagtattttcatttgatattCAATTTTTAGCTCCTTTTCCATAGGTTGAAATTcccccaaattattttttttgttttagtagtaattAGTGTTTTGTACTGTTTTGTAGAGTAAGAGATTCATTTGACTGGAGATGAAGCATCCTCCTCTGTACAGACTCCACTATCCCCAGCTTCACCCCAGTTATCGCCAGTTGGTGGCGATAACGGGTTCGACAATTTATCCTTCAGCCCACAAGAAAGAGGAACCCAACAGAACCAGTGGATCAGGATGAATCAAGACAGGTAAGCTttgagtaaatgaatgtaaagtgTTTATATGCATGACATTGTTCTATTTAAAAATCCTCTTGAATTCCCATGAACACACtgtatcattttaatatttttggcagaAAGTCGGTGGTGTTTTGAGGCCCAATCCGAAAGGTGAGGAAATCTTCAAGGAGTGCAACAAGACTAAAACACTAACAGATGCAACGTGTAAACAGATGGCTGCAGATATGATGGAGCTGCATGGGTCACTTCCCCCTTTCCATTAGAACAGTCATTCCATATAAGACCATGTTCTGTGGGAATGGTTCTATCTGTGATCATTAACTATGATGTGTTTGCAAAGGAGGGTTCCGCCATCATGTGTGATGACAAATTACACCCTGAGAATTGTGACTTGACTTGATTTCCATACCTCAAAGGTCCGTTCTCCAAACCCGGATATGTAAGTGTCTTTTCAATGTAAAACCCAAagaactgtttttgtttttcctttaggtgtgtagttttttattaaaatCTCGTTTCAaatttgttcatagaatgctTACAttagcggcagtggctcaggaggtagagcaggtcgtccagaaatcgTAAGGTTGGTTGATccttgctccctccacccagtcactgttgtgtcctaCACTTCTCCTGGCTCTCAAAGTTGTTCCAAGACTTTcttcaggatggtccaaaaaccaGAGGAGAATATCTGTTAACTGGTCAACAGCTGCTTGGTGAGGAGTGCAAGGAGGCGCTATCTACAGTAAGACATTCAGCCGATGAATCCATGGTCAAAGAAGATGAGAGCAACTTTCCAGTATCGACAGAATATGATCCAAGCACAAGATGTATCATCATCTGTCCTCAATGTGTTCACTCGCTTCCTTGATGTTCCTGGATTGGTAAGGAAATCTTTAGTATTTGGACGAGTTCAGTATTAGATTACCCATGACGTCAACCATTTGTAAACCTGTAGgcctacagtatattaaatattcatgtcttgtttatagATGAACCAGGATTTCTCAATGATGTTTGCTGATGAAGTATCTCAGAGGTTCCTGGCTAAGTGGTCAACTGTCTTCAAACCAAAAGTCATTGCAGATTGCAAGACTCTCCCGCAAAAGCAGAACATTGATGAGTTGCTGTCAGGAACTGAACCCCAACCTGATGACAGCTGTGGTCAGTAGAAACAGTTCTGTATTAAGCAAATaacttaaaatatttatttcctagctgtttaaaaatgattttttttcttttaggctGGGGCAGTGATGCATCCTCCGTCCTTCTACTCCTGCATCTGCTCCCTCCGACTTCTAGAGgccaggaaaaaaacagcaaagatcaGTTTGGCTTAAGCAGCCAACCATCTTCTCAGACATCTTAAGGTATGCAAAGGTCCATTTTTACATATCAAAATATGATTTCTGTCTAATAGCATTCATTTTAGGTTGCAGATGTTCTTGAATCGGCTAATTGTGTTGATTCAATGTCGTAATAAGGTGTGCTAAACACCTGAGAAATGGAAACCATGCAAAGGGGTTTTAATTGTTGTTGCCCTTTTCACCCACAGGAAGGAGCCAGTGTGACCCCCTTCCAAGACTGTTGACACAAGACAACCATTTCTCCTCTGCATCAGTGAGCAAAGGTGACATCCAGAGGTTCTACATTATTGACCAAAAGCCGGTTCCAtgcaaggcacatacatttattgcagcttttgatGAACTGTTCAAAGCTCACTATGTCTTCAGTCTCTCGTATGGTTAAAACTGGATAAGAGCAAACATTTGGGTCTGAATGCTGCCCAGTCATGGAGTCTTCTATGGAACACTCCACTTATATTTGGTGATGTCATTGAAAGGAAGAATGATCACTggaacttcctcctccttttgatgCAGATTATCAACATAGTGTTCTCCTACACCATAACTGATGGAATGATCCTTTACTTACAACATCTGGTAAGTGACCACCACACTCGGTACAAAGCATTGCTTCCTGGTAAGAAGTTGGTTCCCAAGCACCGCTTGGTGATACACTATCCAAGATGCATACAAAACATTGGCCCCCTTATCCATACGTGGTGCATGTGTTTTGAAGCCAAACACAATTCTTTCAAAAGGTGTggttaaaaattgtaaaaatctCACAAAGTCGTTTGTCGTGGCCTTTCACTATGAAAATGATAAGTTTAGAAGATTTGCATTTGGCCCtacaacatcaaaaacaatctgCAACTTGAAAGGCGGGGAGGATAGTGGTCAGGCATGATGTCTGCAAGCATCTTCCAAGTGTGTCAAGTACCAACTGGGTGAGAAGCTACAGTATAGAGTACCAAGTTGGTGTGTTCATATGTACTGGGTGTAGCTTTGATCTACCTGTGTTCAAGAAGATCTGGGATATATTAATACACAAAGAATGTGCTTTCATAATCACCTGTAATGTAGAAAGGATGTACTATGACCAAATGCTTgagttttctgtcatgtttaAATGAACTGACTCATTTCAGACCA containing:
- the LOC129194026 gene encoding uncharacterized protein LOC129194026, giving the protein MDKLAALVGDKVGDIVEGAVKSALGIEDKDKDKDKDKDKGGFLSLFGGDKEDDERDKDKGGMFSFGDDKKKDDDDKGSFFSKIFDRDDDDRKQKPSGFKGLFNEQEGQRGGGEGPQGGGGKQSVNLSDGDLFDDLMSVAEETSKGD